A genomic segment from Syntrophotalea acetylenivorans encodes:
- a CDS encoding hotdog domain-containing protein — MLSPLQTSFTKVLSLTTDEALKRRFMVLDEPIQANMRFGLLLEVLDKVAEEAALNYVNQFFPDARVVTAAIDNIVIRHVTDMSRDVHFKARINHVGRSSLEIGIRVEQPGGPVRHIASCYFTMVARSGMGEGAVSVTLPGLEYGEGIEKQRADKALQRREAYKQQQARLNEPPSRDEFQMLTDLHTAQDEPGFNGLLAGKLTADAWERMYPEQENVPKKIFGGYLIRRAYELSSICSEQIAPNRPIAAAVNRINFFHPVRMGDTLHYTTRVVYTNGSFICVEANIERISRDKTTKALSNSCLFTFVNIDDDLQQQPVPKIYPTNYGEDARYLMAHRSSQALIEEGQTI; from the coding sequence ATGCTCAGCCCGTTGCAAACTTCTTTCACCAAGGTTCTTTCCCTTACCACCGATGAGGCCTTAAAGCGGCGCTTCATGGTGCTGGACGAACCGATTCAAGCCAATATGCGTTTTGGCCTGCTGCTGGAGGTTCTCGATAAAGTCGCGGAAGAAGCCGCCCTTAACTACGTCAACCAATTTTTCCCCGATGCCCGGGTGGTCACGGCGGCCATCGATAATATCGTTATCCGTCATGTCACCGATATGTCAAGGGATGTGCACTTCAAGGCCCGTATCAATCATGTCGGCCGCTCCTCTCTGGAAATCGGCATTCGCGTTGAGCAACCCGGCGGCCCGGTGCGCCATATCGCTTCCTGTTACTTCACCATGGTCGCTCGTTCGGGAATGGGCGAAGGAGCGGTAAGCGTTACACTTCCCGGCCTTGAATATGGCGAAGGAATTGAAAAACAGCGGGCCGACAAGGCCTTACAAAGGCGCGAGGCCTACAAACAGCAACAGGCGCGACTGAACGAACCGCCCAGCCGGGATGAATTCCAGATGCTGACCGACCTGCACACTGCCCAGGACGAGCCAGGCTTCAACGGCCTGCTAGCCGGAAAGTTGACCGCCGACGCCTGGGAGCGGATGTACCCTGAGCAGGAGAACGTACCGAAAAAGATTTTCGGCGGCTACCTGATCCGCCGCGCCTATGAACTGTCGTCCATCTGCTCCGAGCAGATAGCCCCCAACCGTCCTATTGCCGCGGCGGTCAACCGCATCAACTTTTTTCACCCGGTGCGCATGGGCGATACCCTGCACTACACCACCCGGGTGGTCTATACCAACGGCAGCTTTATCTGCGTCGAAGCCAACATCGAGCGCATCAGTCGAGACAAGACCACCAAGGCCCTGTCCAACTCCTGCCTGTTCACCTTTGTTAACATCGATGATGATCTGCAACAACAACCGGTGCCCAAGATCTACCCCACTAATTACGGCGAGGACGCCCGCTACCTCATGGCCCATCGCAGCAGCCAGGCACTCATTGAGGAGGGGCAGACAATCTGA
- a CDS encoding PocR ligand-binding domain-containing protein translates to MASQEIQILDLIEKDVLEEIVRDFTKATRVASVLVDLNGLPITKEHNFSRLCKEYCRSTPEGRAKCYASDRFGGTEGIKQGKPFIYKCLNAGLMDSATPIIVEGYHVATLVMGQVLTKPIPVNEAIETAEKIGIVDIAGFLRALHEVPVMSYDRLQAVVNLMHTIARTISSLAIQKYLSQKSYQQNLHNTINSVTDAIVSTETDGTVRLINKAAARMFSSGSPSIVNRPIFDLFAYPEDFREYLAGSSDQGPYDSPSTFEVLRPSGESFYVQASFRKTYRFTAEPLGYVIVLRDVTQEKMVEQMKQDLIGMLTHDMGNPILSVQRVLELLLDGHLGTLNKRGNDLVPLALNSTHSLSGMVSNFLDIFLDESAGLNLCEVPGNMDSTLAESLQQVGFAADDKQITIHFQPGSASRNMLADWGRLQRTCANLLANAIRFSAVGDTITVQAEQRHNATHGEHLLVTIDDQGKGIDKDKHARIFEKFYTTSPQNSSERRGVGLGLTFCKLAVEAHGGEIWVESPYTNALGEEVKGCRFRFRIPATINDSGEVEHE, encoded by the coding sequence ATGGCTAGCCAGGAAATTCAGATCCTCGATCTGATAGAAAAGGACGTTCTAGAGGAGATTGTCCGGGACTTCACCAAGGCGACTCGCGTGGCTTCGGTGCTGGTTGATCTTAACGGTCTGCCGATCACCAAAGAACACAACTTTTCCCGGCTATGTAAGGAGTATTGCCGCTCAACCCCAGAGGGAAGGGCGAAATGCTATGCCAGCGACAGGTTTGGCGGCACAGAGGGGATAAAACAGGGCAAGCCTTTTATTTATAAATGCCTGAATGCCGGGTTAATGGATAGCGCCACACCGATTATCGTCGAGGGCTATCATGTGGCAACGTTGGTCATGGGGCAGGTACTGACCAAACCGATTCCTGTCAACGAAGCCATTGAGACGGCGGAAAAGATCGGGATCGTAGATATTGCCGGTTTTCTGCGCGCCCTTCACGAAGTGCCGGTGATGAGTTATGACCGATTGCAGGCGGTGGTAAACCTCATGCACACCATCGCCAGGACCATCAGTTCTTTGGCCATTCAGAAATATTTATCCCAGAAGTCGTATCAGCAAAACCTGCATAACACCATCAACAGTGTCACCGATGCCATCGTTTCCACCGAAACCGATGGAACCGTAAGGCTGATCAACAAGGCGGCGGCACGCATGTTCAGCAGCGGTTCCCCGTCTATCGTCAACCGGCCGATATTCGATCTATTTGCTTATCCCGAGGACTTTCGGGAATACCTGGCAGGCTCCAGCGACCAAGGACCGTACGACTCACCGTCCACCTTTGAGGTGCTCAGGCCCTCCGGAGAGAGTTTCTACGTCCAGGCGTCCTTTCGTAAAACCTATCGCTTCACAGCGGAGCCTTTGGGATACGTCATCGTGTTGCGTGATGTCACCCAGGAGAAAATGGTCGAACAGATGAAACAAGATCTGATCGGCATGCTGACCCATGACATGGGCAATCCGATCCTGTCAGTGCAGAGGGTATTGGAATTACTGCTGGATGGTCATCTTGGTACACTTAACAAGCGGGGCAATGATCTGGTTCCATTGGCCTTGAATTCGACCCATAGCCTGTCCGGCATGGTCTCCAATTTTCTGGACATTTTTTTGGACGAAAGTGCCGGCCTCAACCTCTGCGAAGTGCCCGGCAATATGGACAGCACCCTGGCCGAGAGCCTGCAACAGGTTGGATTCGCAGCCGACGACAAGCAAATCACCATTCACTTTCAACCGGGTAGCGCCTCCCGGAACATGCTGGCAGACTGGGGTCGCCTACAGCGAACCTGCGCCAACCTGCTGGCCAATGCCATTCGCTTCAGTGCGGTGGGAGATACAATCACCGTCCAGGCCGAGCAGCGTCACAACGCAACACACGGCGAACACCTGCTGGTGACCATAGACGATCAGGGCAAAGGGATCGATAAAGACAAACATGCACGGATTTTCGAGAAGTTCTACACCACCAGCCCGCAAAACAGTTCCGAACGCCGGGGCGTAGGATTGGGACTGACCTTCTGCAAGCTGGCCGTTGAAGCTCACGGTGGCGAGATCTGGGTCGAATCCCCCTACACGAACGCCCTCGGGGAGGAAGTAAAGGGATGCCGCTTTCGATTCCGGATTCCGGCAACAATTAACGACTCAGGGGAGGTAGAGCATGAATGA
- a CDS encoding YkgJ family cysteine cluster protein, producing the protein MTLEVLWEKLADITTKSGMKCGRSDQCNADCCRPSVSGSEPGVTPPEIELINGFLAKQRGFRFYEAGEDSCKFLDKNGKCRIYAVRPIDCRVHFCIDDSLASRPNHKAANLVEDYHSRHDVEFMETELIDSFKFSGEH; encoded by the coding sequence ATGACCCTGGAAGTCCTCTGGGAAAAACTGGCAGACATTACAACCAAGTCCGGGATGAAGTGCGGCCGGTCCGACCAGTGCAATGCCGATTGTTGCCGCCCGTCCGTCAGCGGCAGTGAGCCCGGCGTCACCCCTCCGGAGATCGAATTGATCAATGGCTTTTTGGCAAAGCAGCGGGGATTCCGGTTTTATGAAGCCGGTGAAGACTCTTGCAAATTTCTGGATAAAAACGGGAAGTGCCGAATTTATGCGGTCAGGCCAATCGACTGTCGGGTTCATTTCTGCATAGATGACTCGCTGGCAAGCAGGCCCAACCACAAAGCAGCTAACCTGGTGGAAGATTACCATTCACGCCATGACGTTGAATTTATGGAAACAGAGCTGATCGATTCCTTCAAATTCTCGGGGGAGCATTAA
- a CDS encoding AMP-binding protein: protein MTKTGHESYADLHRWSVTDPAGFWASVIDELSIRFHMPPNNILKKQNDPEQAHWLPGARLNIVDSCFKSLANQTAIISGHEGEQGLSFTTYGQLNELVAQVVSALNGLGFRPGDAIALYLPMTAQCVAAYLGIIKAGCQVVSIADSFSSGELKKRLEISRASGIITADRMQRGGKVIELYDKVKEAAAPRAVVISSNGSPPDLRIGDLLWTDFLQQGGGNEGWHGAPETPINILFSSGTTGTPKAIPWTHLTPVKAAMDGYFHQDIHPEDIIAWPTNIGWMMGPWLIFATLINGATMALFDGRPNTLDFLRFVKEAQVSILGLVPALVRAWRTENSNLDLRGIRLFSSTGEASNPEDYLWLMSRSGFKAPVIEYCGGTEIGGGYITGTMVQSAAPALFTTPALGIDFTILGDDQQPVERGQMGEAYLKPPSIGLSQALLNADHHRVYYADCPKSPDGRVLRRHGDQLRVLGNGFYRAEGRCDDTMNLNGIKVSSIELETVLNRHPDIQESAAVSLTSPQIGERLFVFAVARPGTDPDHLKQELNRLLATQVNPLFKIHQVVMIDELPRTASNKLMRRSLRNRLQEDKL from the coding sequence ATGACCAAAACGGGTCATGAGAGTTATGCCGACCTTCATCGCTGGAGCGTCACAGACCCAGCTGGCTTTTGGGCAAGCGTAATTGACGAACTCAGCATCCGCTTTCATATGCCACCCAATAATATCCTGAAAAAGCAGAACGACCCTGAGCAGGCACACTGGCTCCCCGGGGCCAGGCTCAATATCGTCGACAGTTGCTTTAAGAGCCTCGCTAATCAAACAGCCATTATCAGTGGACACGAAGGGGAGCAAGGCTTGAGCTTCACAACCTACGGCCAGCTCAACGAGCTCGTGGCCCAGGTCGTCTCGGCACTCAATGGCCTCGGCTTCCGTCCGGGGGATGCTATCGCACTCTACCTGCCGATGACCGCCCAATGCGTTGCCGCCTATTTGGGGATCATCAAGGCCGGTTGTCAGGTCGTTTCCATTGCGGACAGTTTTAGTTCAGGCGAACTTAAAAAACGGCTCGAGATCAGCCGTGCCTCTGGAATCATCACCGCCGATCGGATGCAGCGCGGCGGCAAAGTTATTGAACTTTACGACAAGGTAAAAGAGGCCGCAGCACCACGGGCGGTGGTTATTTCCTCCAACGGTTCCCCGCCCGACCTCCGAATAGGCGACCTCCTCTGGACGGACTTTCTGCAACAAGGCGGCGGCAACGAGGGCTGGCATGGCGCACCGGAAACGCCGATCAATATTCTCTTCTCTTCGGGAACGACCGGTACGCCCAAGGCGATTCCCTGGACCCATTTAACGCCTGTCAAAGCAGCCATGGACGGCTACTTTCATCAGGACATTCATCCGGAAGATATTATCGCCTGGCCAACCAACATCGGCTGGATGATGGGGCCCTGGCTGATTTTTGCAACCCTGATCAACGGCGCCACCATGGCTCTATTCGATGGGCGACCGAACACCCTGGACTTCCTGCGTTTTGTTAAAGAAGCACAAGTCTCTATCCTTGGTCTTGTCCCGGCCCTGGTTCGTGCCTGGCGAACCGAGAATTCCAATCTGGACTTGAGAGGGATCAGACTGTTCAGTTCCACCGGTGAAGCTTCCAATCCTGAAGATTACCTCTGGTTGATGAGCCGCAGCGGTTTCAAAGCTCCGGTCATTGAGTATTGTGGTGGAACTGAAATCGGCGGCGGATACATCACCGGCACTATGGTTCAATCGGCCGCGCCTGCCCTCTTTACGACCCCTGCGCTCGGTATCGATTTCACCATTCTGGGCGATGATCAGCAACCGGTTGAGAGGGGGCAAATGGGCGAAGCTTACCTGAAACCGCCATCCATCGGATTATCCCAAGCCCTGCTGAACGCAGACCACCATCGAGTCTACTATGCCGATTGCCCAAAATCCCCTGACGGCAGGGTGTTACGCCGGCACGGGGATCAACTAAGGGTGCTTGGCAACGGTTTTTACCGCGCGGAGGGACGATGTGATGACACCATGAACCTTAATGGCATCAAGGTCAGTTCAATCGAACTGGAAACGGTATTGAATCGCCACCCGGATATTCAGGAGAGTGCGGCGGTGTCACTGACTTCACCGCAAATCGGTGAAAGACTTTTTGTATTTGCCGTCGCCCGGCCCGGAACCGACCCCGATCACCTCAAGCAGGAATTGAATCGCCTGCTTGCGACTCAGGTCAATCCGCTATTCAAGATCCACCAGGTTGTCATGATCGATGAATTGCCAAGAACAGCATCGAATAAATTGATGAGACGCAGTCTGCGAAATCGTCTCCAGGAGGACAAGCTATGA
- a CDS encoding pyridoxal phosphate-dependent aminotransferase, translated as MTNKMQNPCSDSPSTQLNLNIRGLAPSATVTINDLSNQLQKEGRKVYKLGLGQSPFPVPDPVVNELRLNAHQKAYLPVRGLATLRESIAAHHRRTFKIDCSADDVLVGPGSKELMFLLQLVYYGDLVVPTPTWVSYVPQAQIIGRHVHLVRTRFEDGWRLTAEQLDFLCRIDPSRPRIVVLNYPSNPTGITYSRQELKDLAEVAHRYRLIILSDEIYGQLHHQAAHESIVPYYPKGTIVSGGLSKWCGAGGWRLGFFVFPRCMRWLQDAMAAVASETYTSTCAPVQYAAIKAFEESPEIDHYSFQVRRILRALGQHLSETLTNAGARVIAPEGGFYLFPDFSEHAEKLRERGITTSTELCRRLLSETGVAVLPGQEFGQPPEQLSLRIAYVNFDGTRALKSIEKLPSKALPDVECLRDWCPDTLQAIDHLIEWITKT; from the coding sequence ATGACAAACAAAATGCAGAATCCTTGCAGCGATTCGCCGTCAACCCAATTGAATCTGAACATCCGCGGTCTGGCGCCTTCGGCAACCGTCACCATCAATGACCTGTCCAACCAACTGCAAAAAGAGGGGCGAAAAGTCTACAAACTCGGCCTTGGGCAGTCACCCTTTCCGGTTCCTGATCCCGTGGTCAATGAACTGCGCCTCAACGCTCATCAGAAGGCCTACTTGCCGGTGAGAGGATTGGCGACTTTGCGGGAATCGATCGCCGCTCACCATCGCCGGACATTCAAGATAGATTGTTCCGCCGATGATGTTTTGGTGGGACCAGGGTCTAAGGAGTTGATGTTCCTGTTGCAACTGGTGTACTACGGTGACCTTGTCGTTCCGACTCCGACCTGGGTTTCCTACGTGCCTCAGGCCCAAATTATCGGCCGCCACGTTCATCTGGTACGTACACGCTTTGAAGATGGCTGGCGCTTGACCGCTGAACAGCTGGATTTTCTCTGTCGCATCGATCCGAGCAGACCGCGCATCGTGGTCCTCAACTACCCATCGAACCCAACCGGCATCACCTACTCCCGTCAAGAATTAAAAGACTTGGCTGAAGTGGCCCACAGATACCGCCTCATTATTCTCTCGGACGAAATCTATGGCCAACTGCATCATCAGGCAGCCCATGAATCGATTGTGCCCTACTATCCAAAAGGCACGATTGTCTCCGGTGGATTAAGCAAATGGTGCGGTGCAGGAGGCTGGCGGCTCGGCTTCTTTGTCTTTCCCCGTTGCATGCGCTGGCTTCAGGACGCCATGGCAGCCGTGGCCAGCGAAACGTACACCTCGACCTGCGCCCCCGTTCAATACGCCGCCATCAAAGCTTTTGAAGAGAGTCCGGAAATTGATCACTATTCATTTCAGGTCAGAAGAATTCTCAGGGCCCTAGGTCAGCACCTCAGCGAAACCCTGACGAACGCCGGGGCCCGTGTCATTGCCCCCGAAGGTGGATTCTATCTATTCCCTGACTTTAGCGAGCATGCAGAAAAATTACGTGAGCGAGGGATTACAACCAGCACTGAATTATGTCGACGGTTGCTCTCTGAAACAGGGGTGGCTGTCCTCCCGGGGCAGGAATTCGGTCAACCCCCCGAACAGCTTTCCCTACGAATCGCATACGTTAATTTCGATGGCACCCGGGCGCTCAAGTCGATCGAGAAGCTTCCCAGCAAGGCGCTTCCCGACGTTGAATGCCTCAGAGACTGGTGTCCCGATACGCTTCAGGCGATAGATCACTTGATAGAGTGGATAACGAAGACATAG
- a CDS encoding diaminopimelate dehydrogenase: MKKRSPKPKKDKQRLAVIGFGRLGRACAKLIMADKKLELAGIVRRPDRLGEKLPPPFAGVSAVAHISELRAVDAAVICVPTLQVLAVASDLLQHRIPIVECATLHEAAFQRHKQELDRLAFHHETSAIVGAGWDPGVLSLFRGLFSILIPKGLTETSHHPVADLHHSTVARTIAGVKKALSTELPAARGRRQRYLYVELEAGAVFEEVEKAIVADPLFLDAETIVFPVENIAELEKDGHGILVERHEDPACGHQVFLLEARFSETVLAARMMIAAARALPTRHHRAYSLFDLPQRVLWERMAEVAEQEWF; the protein is encoded by the coding sequence ATGAAGAAGAGGAGCCCAAAACCAAAAAAAGATAAACAGCGCTTGGCGGTCATCGGCTTCGGTCGCCTGGGAAGAGCCTGCGCCAAGTTGATAATGGCCGACAAAAAGCTCGAACTGGCAGGTATTGTCCGCCGGCCGGATCGGCTTGGCGAAAAACTGCCTCCACCCTTTGCCGGGGTCTCAGCGGTAGCCCATATCAGCGAGTTAAGGGCTGTCGATGCCGCGGTGATCTGCGTTCCGACCCTACAAGTGCTTGCGGTGGCCAGTGATTTGCTGCAGCACCGTATCCCAATTGTCGAATGTGCCACATTGCATGAGGCGGCCTTTCAGAGGCATAAACAGGAACTCGACCGACTCGCCTTCCATCACGAGACCTCGGCCATTGTCGGTGCCGGATGGGATCCCGGCGTTCTATCGCTGTTTCGCGGACTTTTTTCCATCCTGATTCCCAAAGGGCTTACCGAGACTTCGCACCATCCCGTTGCAGATCTGCACCACTCCACGGTTGCCCGGACCATCGCAGGGGTAAAGAAGGCCCTTTCCACCGAACTGCCTGCTGCCCGGGGAAGGAGACAGCGCTACCTTTATGTTGAATTGGAGGCAGGAGCGGTCTTTGAAGAAGTGGAGAAAGCCATTGTCGCTGATCCCCTCTTTCTCGATGCGGAGACCATTGTTTTTCCGGTTGAAAATATTGCCGAACTTGAGAAGGACGGGCACGGAATTCTTGTTGAGCGACATGAGGACCCAGCATGCGGTCATCAGGTCTTTCTGCTCGAGGCGCGCTTCTCGGAGACGGTTCTTGCCGCCCGCATGATGATTGCCGCTGCCAGAGCCCTGCCTACCCGTCACCACAGGGCTTACAGCCTATTCGATCTGCCCCAGAGAGTCCTTTGGGAGCGGATGGCGGAAGTAGCGGAACAGGAATGGTTCTAA
- a CDS encoding response regulator transcription factor — protein sequence MNEAHPIKVFIADDHPILRIGLSMYLESKPHINIVGEADNGFDAVNAINENMPDIVLMDVDMPGLSGIEAIRVLRKTLPDLKIIVLSTYTKKEYVQEAMVEGANGYVAKNTKIDELVKIIEDFSEERECHSPYLLNLAVNWRPAQEATGENPTHGLTKTEMKVLRNIAEGKTNSEIAEINFVSIETIKTHVQRIFRKLEVNNRMEAVAVAREQKII from the coding sequence ATGAATGAAGCACATCCGATCAAGGTCTTCATTGCGGACGACCATCCCATCTTGCGAATCGGCCTCAGCATGTATCTCGAGTCGAAACCCCACATCAATATTGTGGGTGAAGCCGACAACGGCTTTGATGCCGTCAACGCGATCAATGAAAATATGCCGGACATCGTCCTCATGGATGTGGATATGCCAGGGCTATCAGGTATTGAGGCTATTCGGGTATTGCGCAAGACCTTACCGGACCTGAAAATTATCGTGCTCTCCACCTACACCAAAAAAGAATATGTACAGGAAGCCATGGTCGAAGGTGCAAACGGTTACGTCGCTAAAAACACCAAAATTGACGAACTTGTTAAGATCATTGAAGACTTTTCGGAAGAACGGGAATGCCACTCCCCCTACCTGCTGAACCTGGCGGTGAATTGGCGTCCGGCCCAGGAGGCGACTGGCGAGAACCCCACCCACGGCTTGACCAAAACGGAAATGAAGGTGCTGAGAAATATTGCCGAAGGGAAAACCAATAGCGAAATTGCCGAAATAAATTTCGTCAGCATCGAAACCATCAAAACCCATGTCCAAAGGATTTTTCGCAAGCTGGAAGTCAACAACCGCATGGAGGCGGTGGCAGTGGCTCGTGAACAAAAGATAATCTAG
- a CDS encoding STAS/SEC14 domain-containing protein translates to MLKVIQNGLNRLDIELSGKLDAEQMKTALDELVSKSENIENGKMLYEVIDFHLPSLGAIAIEFSRLPSMFKLMKKFNRAAVLTDKAWIQKVSELEGALFPGLEIKAFNRDQKEEAETWLSS, encoded by the coding sequence ATGCTTAAAGTAATCCAAAATGGCCTGAACCGGTTAGACATTGAGCTGAGTGGAAAGTTGGATGCCGAACAAATGAAGACAGCGCTTGATGAGCTTGTCAGCAAATCGGAAAACATTGAAAATGGAAAAATGTTGTATGAAGTTATCGATTTTCATCTTCCGTCACTTGGTGCAATTGCAATTGAATTTTCGCGCCTGCCATCGATGTTTAAGCTTATGAAAAAATTTAACCGAGCAGCGGTATTAACCGACAAGGCCTGGATCCAGAAAGTAAGTGAACTTGAGGGGGCCTTGTTCCCAGGCTTGGAAATTAAGGCCTTTAATCGGGATCAAAAAGAAGAAGCGGAGACCTGGTTGTCCAGTTAG
- a CDS encoding anthranilate synthase component I family protein, protein MTLQQHSFTVDRFDPLALFLYLAPDGPGFLESPELTSRTGRYSIIALRHRESYRLDDDGLSLLRDGIETFLPGDPLQTLAGILEQRRLPKETSVPFCGGFFGYFGYDLAAWLEELPRLARRDRPLPALWLDWVDLCAVYDHQNGTVTLSSLVPGDDLQALEEKIRVALEHPLPASGQVSCEAPAAILQQAEFEKMVRQAKDYIAAGDIYQANLSVRFDGHCSLPSAQLYARLRRINPSPFGCLLRTPHLDIVSCSPERLVSLHGTTAELRPIAGTRPRGYSPPEDARLGEELLGHPKERAEHIMLLDLERNDLGKVCRPGSIVVDELMVLERYSHVCHIVSNLRGELCEGAGPFDLIRATFPGGTITGVPKKRCMEIIEELEPVGRGTYTGSAGYISACGTMDLNILIRTFQKFGDQLTYQTGAGIVADSVPEREWHECLSKGAALRQALEEPC, encoded by the coding sequence ATGACCTTGCAACAGCATTCCTTTACCGTTGACCGCTTCGATCCCCTGGCTCTTTTTCTCTATTTAGCGCCTGACGGCCCGGGCTTTCTGGAAAGTCCCGAGCTGACCTCCCGCACCGGCCGCTATTCCATCATCGCCCTGCGCCACAGGGAATCCTACCGACTCGATGACGATGGCCTGAGCCTGCTGCGGGACGGAATTGAAACATTTTTGCCCGGTGATCCTCTTCAGACCTTGGCCGGCATCCTCGAACAGCGCCGCTTGCCAAAGGAAACGTCTGTTCCTTTCTGCGGCGGATTCTTCGGCTATTTCGGCTACGACCTGGCCGCTTGGTTGGAAGAGTTGCCGCGCCTGGCCCGGCGCGACCGGCCCTTGCCCGCCCTGTGGCTCGACTGGGTCGATCTGTGCGCGGTCTACGATCATCAAAACGGCACCGTCACCTTGAGTTCCCTGGTCCCGGGGGACGACCTGCAGGCCCTGGAAGAGAAGATTCGCGTTGCCCTGGAACATCCGTTGCCAGCATCAGGACAAGTCTCTTGCGAGGCACCGGCGGCAATCCTGCAACAAGCGGAGTTTGAGAAGATGGTGCGACAGGCCAAGGACTATATCGCCGCCGGAGATATCTACCAGGCAAACCTGTCAGTGCGCTTTGACGGTCATTGTTCCCTGCCCAGCGCGCAACTCTATGCCAGGCTGCGGCGCATCAACCCCAGTCCTTTTGGCTGCCTGTTGCGTACCCCTCATCTCGATATTGTCTCCTGCTCACCGGAGCGGCTGGTTTCCCTGCACGGCACCACAGCCGAGCTTCGGCCCATCGCCGGCACCCGGCCCCGGGGCTATTCGCCCCCCGAAGATGCACGCCTCGGTGAAGAACTGCTCGGTCACCCCAAGGAACGGGCCGAGCACATCATGCTTCTCGATCTGGAGCGAAACGACCTTGGCAAGGTCTGCCGCCCCGGCAGCATCGTGGTCGATGAATTAATGGTCCTTGAACGCTACTCCCACGTCTGCCATATCGTCTCCAACCTGCGGGGAGAGCTCTGCGAAGGAGCCGGCCCCTTCGACCTGATTCGCGCCACCTTTCCCGGCGGCACGATCACCGGGGTACCTAAAAAGCGTTGCATGGAGATCATCGAAGAGCTGGAACCCGTCGGTCGCGGCACCTACACTGGCAGTGCCGGCTATATCAGCGCCTGCGGCACCATGGACCTCAATATTTTAATTCGCACTTTTCAGAAATTCGGCGACCAGTTGACCTATCAGACCGGTGCCGGCATTGTCGCCGACTCGGTACCGGAACGGGAATGGCACGAATGCCTGAGCAAAGGTGCGGCCCTGCGCCAGGCTCTGGAGGAACCATGCTGA
- a CDS encoding acetyl-CoA C-acyltransferase, which produces MSEKIVVLSAVRTAIGKFGGTLQNVPAPRLGAAVIEKALEKAGVRGSMVDEVIMGNVLSAGLGQNPARQASILAGLPAEIGAVTVNMVCGSGLKAVMLAAQAIKAGAANLVVAGGMENMSAAPHLLHGLRRGIKAGNAPLVDAMLHDGLLDAFHNVQMGETAERTAEKYGLTRKEADVFAQRSQHLAAKAQQERNFDREIVPVLLDGVTFASDECVRADTTLEGLAGLSPVFRENGRLTPGNSSQLADGAAALVVASASRARELNLVPLAHITHYTTAGVSPVEVMEAPIPAVRKLLVKAGISLADIDLVEHNEAFSVASLAVLRELGIDLQKFNVRGGAVALGHPIGASGARILVSLLHALQDQNLKRGLATLCMGGGNGLAMLVEREKPTI; this is translated from the coding sequence ATGTCAGAAAAGATAGTTGTTCTTAGCGCGGTTCGTACCGCTATCGGCAAATTCGGCGGAACGCTTCAGAACGTTCCCGCTCCGCGCCTCGGTGCGGCAGTCATTGAAAAGGCCCTGGAGAAAGCCGGTGTTCGGGGTTCGATGGTGGATGAGGTCATCATGGGCAACGTTCTTTCAGCCGGACTTGGGCAAAATCCCGCCCGGCAAGCGTCCATCCTGGCCGGTCTCCCCGCAGAGATCGGGGCGGTGACGGTCAACATGGTTTGCGGATCCGGCCTGAAGGCGGTGATGTTGGCGGCTCAAGCGATAAAGGCCGGCGCAGCGAACCTTGTTGTGGCAGGTGGTATGGAGAACATGAGTGCTGCACCCCATTTGTTGCATGGTCTGCGCCGGGGGATCAAAGCCGGTAACGCCCCCCTGGTGGACGCCATGCTGCACGATGGGTTGCTCGATGCTTTCCACAATGTCCAGATGGGAGAGACCGCGGAGAGAACGGCCGAGAAATACGGGCTGACCCGGAAGGAGGCGGATGTCTTTGCCCAACGCAGCCAGCACTTGGCGGCCAAGGCACAACAGGAAAGGAATTTTGACCGGGAGATCGTGCCGGTATTGCTCGACGGCGTCACTTTCGCCAGCGACGAATGCGTAAGGGCCGACACCACCCTGGAAGGCTTGGCCGGCCTGTCTCCCGTTTTTCGGGAAAACGGGAGACTGACCCCCGGCAACAGTTCTCAGCTTGCTGATGGCGCAGCGGCCCTGGTGGTGGCTTCGGCTTCCCGGGCAAGGGAATTGAACCTCGTGCCTCTGGCCCATATCACCCACTACACAACGGCCGGGGTGTCTCCGGTGGAAGTGATGGAAGCGCCGATCCCGGCTGTCAGAAAGCTGCTGGTTAAAGCTGGCATATCCCTGGCCGATATCGACCTGGTGGAACATAATGAAGCATTTTCCGTTGCCTCCCTGGCCGTGCTCCGGGAACTGGGCATCGATCTGCAGAAGTTTAATGTACGTGGCGGTGCGGTGGCTTTGGGGCATCCCATCGGTGCCAGCGGTGCCAGGATCCTAGTGTCTCTACTGCATGCCCTGCAGGACCAAAATTTAAAGAGGGGTCTTGCAACCCTGTGCATGGGCGGCGGCAACGGTCTGGCCATGCTTGTCGAACGGGAAAAGCCAACAATATGA